Proteins encoded by one window of Modestobacter marinus:
- a CDS encoding OsmC family protein: MPTRTARTAWNGSLQEGSGQVELSSSKVGTFDVSFPKRAAEEAGGTTSPEELIAAAHSSCYAMALSSEIGKAGGTTQSLEVSADVTLGQQDGAPTITGIALTVRGEVDGLDAAGFDKAAQAAKAGCPVSKALAAVDITLDASLV, from the coding sequence ATGCCCACCCGCACCGCACGCACTGCCTGGAACGGCTCCCTGCAGGAGGGCTCCGGCCAGGTCGAGCTCTCCAGCTCGAAGGTCGGCACGTTCGACGTCAGCTTCCCGAAGCGGGCTGCCGAGGAGGCCGGGGGCACCACCAGCCCCGAGGAGCTCATCGCCGCCGCGCACTCGTCCTGTTACGCCATGGCGCTGTCCAGCGAGATCGGCAAGGCCGGCGGCACGACGCAGTCGCTCGAGGTGAGCGCCGACGTGACCCTGGGCCAGCAGGACGGCGCCCCGACGATCACCGGCATCGCGCTCACCGTGCGTGGCGAGGTCGACGGGCTCGACGCCGCCGGGTTCGACAAGGCCGCCCAGGCCGCCAAGGCCGGGTGCCCGGTGAGCAAGGCGCTGGCCGCCGTCGACATCACCCTCGACGCCTCGCTCGTCTGA
- a CDS encoding MarR family winged helix-turn-helix transcriptional regulator encodes MTDTPSPSVALDDQLCFALYAASRAVTARYRPLLDELGVTYPQYLVLMLLWEQDGQTVGQLGTRLALDSGTLSPLLKRLTAAGLVTRHRRADDERSVSVRLTDEGRALQAPACAVSAEMIDALALNQEQFDELKSQLRLITDRVADTRASAPA; translated from the coding sequence ATGACAGACACCCCGTCGCCGAGCGTCGCTCTCGACGATCAGCTCTGTTTCGCGCTCTACGCCGCCTCGCGGGCCGTCACGGCCCGCTACCGGCCCCTGCTGGACGAGCTGGGGGTCACCTACCCCCAGTACCTGGTCCTCATGCTGCTGTGGGAGCAGGACGGGCAGACCGTCGGCCAGCTGGGCACCCGCCTCGCGCTGGACTCCGGGACCCTGTCCCCGCTGCTCAAGCGGCTCACGGCCGCGGGTCTGGTGACCCGGCACCGCCGGGCCGACGACGAGCGGTCCGTCTCCGTCCGGCTGACCGACGAGGGCCGGGCGCTCCAGGCCCCAGCGTGCGCGGTCTCCGCGGAGATGATCGACGCCCTGGCGCTGAACCAGGAGCAGTTCGACGAGCTGAAGAGCCAGCTGCGGCTGATCACCGACCGGGTCGCCGACACCCGCGCGAGCGCCCCGGCCTGA
- the clpB gene encoding ATP-dependent chaperone ClpB, whose translation MQSKLTTRSQEAVAAAQRLAVDRGQAALEPLHLLVALLEQADGIAGPLLQATGADPADVRAKADAALRRMPSVSGSTVAAPAPSRELLRAINAAGEQASALGDEYVSTEHLLVGLASTDGEAGAVLTSSGATRDALVAAFRTVRGNRKVTSPDPESTFQALEKYAVDLTARAREGRMDPVIGRDAEIRRVVQVLSRRTKNNPVLIGEPGVGKTAIVEGLAQRIVAGDVPESLKGKRLMALDLSAMVAGAKYRGEFEERLKAVLQEITEAEGQVVTFIDELHTIVGAGASGDSAMDAGNMIKPMLARGELRMVGATTLDEFREHIEKDPALERRFQQVYVGEPSVEDTIGILRGLKERYEVHHGVRITDGAIVAAATLSDRYVTARFLPDKAIDLVDEAASRLRMEIDSRPVEVDEVERVVRRLEIEEMALAKEEDPASLQRLAALREELADRREALGELTARWQQDKTAIDRIQHTKEELEGVRLEAERAERDGDLARVAELRYGRMPALERALAEAEASVAASQSMLKEEVGADDIAEVVQAWTGIPAGRLLEGETQKLLRMEDELGKRVVGQPDAVRAVSDAVRRARSGVADPDRPTGSFLFLGPTGVGKTELAKALAEFLFDDERAMVRIDMSEYSEKHSVARLVGAPPGYVGYEAGGQLTEAVRRRPYTVVLLDEVEKAHPDVFDVLLQVLDDGRLTDGQGRTVDFRSTLLVLTSNLGSQVIADQSVPDEQKQRAVQEVVRAHFKPEFLNRLDDVVTFRALGSDELVGIVDIQVGVLARRLAARRLTLRVTDAAREWLALNGFDPVYGARPLRRLVQSAIGDQLARALLAGEIRDGDDVLVDWAADVADGDAGLTVTRGATPGEQAAEPGPAPRSIEPGTGG comes from the coding sequence ATGCAGAGCAAGCTCACCACCCGTTCGCAGGAGGCCGTCGCCGCCGCTCAGCGGCTGGCGGTCGACCGGGGCCAGGCCGCCCTCGAGCCCCTGCACCTGCTGGTCGCCCTGCTCGAGCAGGCCGACGGCATCGCCGGGCCGCTCCTGCAGGCCACCGGCGCCGACCCGGCCGACGTGCGTGCGAAGGCGGACGCCGCGCTGCGCCGGATGCCCAGCGTCAGCGGCTCCACCGTGGCCGCCCCCGCGCCGTCCCGGGAGCTCCTCCGGGCGATCAACGCCGCCGGCGAGCAGGCCAGCGCACTGGGCGACGAGTACGTCTCCACCGAGCACCTGCTGGTCGGCCTGGCCAGCACCGACGGTGAGGCCGGCGCCGTCCTGACCAGTTCCGGGGCCACCCGCGACGCCCTCGTCGCGGCGTTCCGCACCGTCCGCGGCAACCGCAAGGTCACCAGCCCCGACCCGGAGAGCACCTTCCAGGCGCTGGAGAAGTACGCCGTCGACCTGACCGCCCGGGCCCGGGAGGGCCGGATGGACCCGGTCATCGGCCGGGACGCCGAGATCCGCCGGGTGGTGCAGGTGCTCTCCCGGCGCACCAAGAACAACCCCGTCCTGATCGGGGAGCCCGGCGTCGGCAAGACCGCGATCGTCGAGGGCCTGGCCCAGCGGATCGTCGCCGGGGACGTGCCGGAGAGCCTCAAGGGCAAGCGGCTCATGGCACTGGACCTGAGCGCCATGGTCGCCGGGGCCAAGTACCGCGGTGAGTTCGAGGAGCGGCTCAAGGCCGTCCTCCAGGAGATCACCGAGGCCGAGGGTCAGGTCGTCACCTTCATCGACGAGCTGCACACCATCGTCGGCGCCGGTGCCAGCGGTGACTCCGCGATGGACGCCGGCAACATGATCAAGCCGATGCTGGCCCGCGGCGAGCTGCGGATGGTCGGTGCGACCACCCTCGACGAGTTCCGCGAGCACATCGAGAAGGACCCGGCGCTGGAGCGGCGGTTCCAGCAGGTCTACGTCGGGGAGCCGTCGGTCGAGGACACGATCGGCATCCTCCGTGGCCTGAAGGAGCGCTACGAGGTGCACCACGGGGTGCGGATCACCGACGGCGCGATCGTCGCGGCGGCCACCCTGTCGGACCGGTACGTCACCGCCCGGTTCCTCCCGGACAAGGCGATCGACCTCGTAGACGAGGCCGCCAGCCGGCTGCGGATGGAGATCGACAGCCGGCCGGTCGAGGTCGACGAGGTGGAGCGGGTCGTCCGCCGGCTGGAGATCGAGGAGATGGCGCTGGCCAAGGAGGAGGACCCGGCGTCCCTCCAGCGGCTGGCGGCGCTCCGCGAGGAGCTGGCCGACCGCCGCGAGGCGCTCGGCGAGCTGACCGCCCGGTGGCAGCAGGACAAGACGGCGATCGACCGGATCCAGCACACCAAGGAGGAGCTGGAGGGCGTGCGCCTGGAGGCCGAGCGGGCCGAGCGGGACGGTGACCTGGCCCGGGTCGCCGAGCTGCGCTACGGCCGCATGCCCGCGCTGGAGCGCGCCCTGGCCGAGGCCGAGGCGTCGGTCGCGGCCAGCCAGTCGATGCTCAAGGAGGAGGTCGGCGCCGACGACATCGCCGAGGTCGTCCAGGCCTGGACCGGGATCCCGGCCGGCCGCCTGCTGGAGGGGGAGACGCAGAAGCTGCTGCGGATGGAGGACGAGCTCGGGAAGCGGGTCGTCGGCCAGCCCGACGCCGTCCGCGCCGTCTCCGACGCGGTTCGCCGGGCGCGCTCCGGTGTCGCCGACCCGGACCGGCCGACCGGCTCCTTCCTCTTCCTGGGCCCCACCGGGGTGGGGAAGACCGAGCTGGCCAAGGCGCTGGCGGAGTTCCTGTTCGACGACGAGCGGGCGATGGTCCGCATCGACATGAGCGAGTACTCCGAGAAGCACTCGGTGGCCCGGCTGGTCGGCGCCCCGCCCGGGTACGTCGGCTACGAGGCGGGCGGCCAGCTCACCGAGGCGGTGCGGCGCCGGCCGTACACGGTGGTGCTGCTCGACGAGGTGGAGAAGGCGCACCCCGACGTCTTCGACGTGCTGCTGCAGGTGCTCGACGACGGCCGGCTCACCGACGGGCAGGGCCGCACCGTCGACTTCCGCAGCACGCTGCTCGTGCTGACCTCGAACCTCGGGTCGCAGGTGATCGCCGACCAGTCGGTGCCCGACGAGCAGAAGCAGCGGGCGGTGCAGGAGGTGGTGCGGGCGCACTTCAAGCCGGAGTTCCTCAACCGGCTCGACGACGTCGTCACCTTCCGCGCCCTGGGCTCCGACGAGCTCGTCGGGATCGTCGACATCCAGGTCGGCGTGCTCGCCCGCCGGCTGGCCGCCCGCCGGCTCACCCTGCGGGTGACCGACGCGGCGCGGGAGTGGCTGGCGCTCAACGGCTTCGACCCGGTCTACGGGGCCCGGCCGCTGCGCCGGCTGGTGCAGTCGGCGATCGGCGACCAGCTCGCCCGGGCGCTGCTGGCCGGGGAGATCCGCGACGGCGACGACGTCCTCGTCGACTGGGCGGCCGACGTGGCCGACGGCGACGCCGGGCTCACCGTCACCCGGGGGGCGACCCCCGGGGAGCAGGCCGCTGAGCCCGGTCCGGCCCCGCGGTCGATCGAGCCCGGCACCGGCGGGTGA
- a CDS encoding DUF4190 domain-containing protein: MTTPPAPPPEPSRPGDDRPGQGGAYGRPGPGAYGEPAAYGQAAAYGQPIQYGQPDPYGQQPGGYAAPRKSNGLGIASLVLGLLSVPGAFFLGVPGIVLGLLAIVLGIVALRRVKARRADSRGMPIAGIVTGVVGLVLGAIVLAAAVFFVNTAETCIDDFSQTGDQAAYEQCLQDVTS; the protein is encoded by the coding sequence GTGACGACGCCTCCAGCACCGCCGCCCGAGCCCTCTCGTCCCGGCGACGACCGCCCAGGGCAGGGTGGTGCCTACGGCCGACCCGGACCCGGCGCCTACGGGGAGCCGGCTGCCTACGGTCAGGCGGCGGCCTACGGGCAGCCGATCCAGTACGGGCAACCGGACCCCTACGGGCAGCAGCCGGGCGGGTACGCCGCACCCCGGAAGTCCAACGGACTCGGGATCGCCTCCCTGGTGCTGGGCCTCCTGTCCGTGCCGGGGGCCTTCTTCCTCGGCGTCCCCGGCATCGTGCTGGGCCTCCTGGCGATCGTCCTGGGGATCGTCGCGCTGCGCCGGGTCAAGGCCCGGCGGGCCGACAGCCGCGGCATGCCGATCGCCGGCATCGTGACCGGGGTCGTCGGCCTGGTGCTCGGCGCGATCGTCCTGGCCGCGGCGGTGTTCTTCGTGAACACCGCCGAGACCTGCATCGACGACTTCAGCCAGACCGGTGACCAGGCCGCCTACGAGCAGTGCCTGCAGGACGTCACGAGCTGA
- a CDS encoding molybdopterin-dependent oxidoreductase produces the protein MTDTPRHGATPGPARRTGRWAAGALAGLISAAAALGAAELAAGLIGPASSPVVAVGNAAIPLTPEPVKAFAIRTFGEDDKIALVVGTLVVIACYAALVGLVGLRSRLLGAAGVALFGLVGFVAAATRPAGSLLDGVPSVVGAVVGIAVLGALLGTLSRRAVAGHDDAEPGAVPAPAAGTTQADRADDGLLGRLREALASGDRGGTAVDRRAFLVSGGVALGAAAVAGGGGRLLQRRFAVAGARSELALPVPSSPAPALPAGADLAERIPGLTPLFTANRDFYRVDTALTVPQLSPSDYTLRLTGMFDSPRSFTLAELYDRDDLIERDITLTCVSNEVGGKLAGTARWVGVPLGALLREAGVQSGSDQLVCRSSDGMTIGTPTRSALEVEDAMLAIGMNGEPLPVAHGFPVRMLVPGLYGYVSACKWLTGIDASTYDAFDAYWTERDWAVDGPIKVFARIDTPAPLRQLPAGRHPVAGVAWAQTRGIARVEVRVDDEDFVDAELSPEVDADLWRQWVLPVELTPGQHQLTVRATDRAGTVQTDQRVPPFPAGASGWHSIRVIAT, from the coding sequence GTGACCGACACACCACGACACGGCGCGACGCCCGGCCCCGCCCGCCGCACCGGTCGCTGGGCGGCGGGTGCCCTGGCCGGGCTGATCTCGGCCGCGGCCGCCCTCGGGGCCGCCGAGCTGGCGGCCGGCCTCATCGGTCCCGCCTCCTCGCCGGTCGTGGCCGTCGGCAACGCCGCGATCCCGCTGACCCCCGAGCCGGTCAAGGCCTTCGCGATCCGCACGTTCGGTGAGGACGACAAGATCGCGCTGGTCGTCGGGACCCTCGTCGTCATCGCCTGCTACGCCGCCCTGGTGGGGCTCGTCGGCCTGCGGTCCCGTCTCCTGGGTGCCGCCGGGGTCGCCCTCTTCGGGCTCGTCGGGTTCGTCGCGGCGGCCACCCGGCCCGCCGGGAGCCTGCTGGACGGCGTCCCGTCGGTGGTCGGCGCGGTGGTCGGCATCGCCGTCCTGGGCGCCCTGCTGGGCACGCTGAGCCGGCGAGCGGTCGCCGGGCACGACGACGCCGAGCCCGGCGCGGTGCCGGCGCCTGCGGCCGGGACGACGCAGGCAGACCGGGCCGACGACGGGCTGCTGGGCCGGCTCCGGGAGGCGCTGGCCTCCGGCGACCGGGGCGGCACGGCCGTGGACCGCCGCGCGTTCCTGGTGTCCGGCGGCGTCGCGCTCGGCGCCGCGGCGGTCGCCGGTGGTGGGGGCCGGTTGCTGCAACGCCGGTTCGCCGTCGCCGGTGCCCGGTCCGAGCTCGCGCTGCCCGTGCCGTCGTCCCCGGCCCCGGCGCTGCCCGCCGGTGCGGACCTGGCCGAGCGCATCCCGGGGCTCACCCCGCTGTTCACCGCCAACCGGGACTTCTACCGCGTGGACACCGCGCTCACCGTCCCGCAGCTGAGCCCGTCGGACTACACCCTCCGCCTCACCGGCATGTTCGACTCGCCGCGCTCCTTCACCCTCGCCGAGCTGTACGACCGGGACGACCTGATCGAGCGGGACATCACGCTGACCTGCGTCTCCAACGAGGTGGGCGGGAAGCTGGCCGGCACCGCCCGGTGGGTCGGCGTCCCCCTGGGAGCCCTCCTCCGGGAGGCAGGCGTGCAGTCCGGGTCCGACCAGCTCGTCTGCCGGTCCAGCGACGGCATGACCATCGGCACGCCCACCCGGTCCGCGCTCGAGGTCGAGGACGCCATGCTGGCGATCGGGATGAACGGCGAGCCGCTGCCGGTCGCCCACGGCTTCCCGGTGCGGATGCTGGTCCCCGGTCTCTACGGCTACGTCTCGGCGTGCAAGTGGCTCACCGGCATCGATGCCAGCACCTACGACGCCTTCGACGCCTACTGGACCGAGCGCGACTGGGCCGTCGACGGGCCGATCAAGGTCTTCGCCCGGATCGACACCCCAGCCCCGTTGCGGCAGCTGCCGGCCGGCCGCCATCCCGTCGCCGGGGTGGCGTGGGCGCAGACCCGGGGCATCGCGCGGGTCGAGGTGCGGGTGGACGACGAGGACTTCGTCGACGCCGAGCTCTCACCGGAGGTGGACGCCGACCTGTGGCGCCAGTGGGTGCTGCCGGTCGAGCTGACGCCCGGCCAGCACCAGCTGACCGTCCGGGCCACCGACCGGGCCGGGACCGTCCAGACCGACCAGCGCGTGCCGCCCTTCCCTGCCGGGGCCAGTGGCTGGCACTCCATCCGGGTCATCGCGACCTGA
- a CDS encoding fasciclin domain-containing protein produces MKSTRLNRLVVAGALTGLALTMTACGSDDTSTASGDSSASPTTEAMEETDAMEETEAMETTEAMAEGPFGPACSLVPTEGEGSVEGMSDDPVATAASNNPVLSTLVTAVTQAGLVDTLNSAEDITVLAPANSAFEAVPADALNGLLADQAQLTEVLTSHVIPGRLSPSELAGEHTTLSGATVTIEGSGEDFSLSADQTVLGASPASVVCGDVQTANATVYIVDQVLAPSA; encoded by the coding sequence GTGAAGAGCACCCGCTTGAACCGCCTCGTCGTCGCCGGCGCCCTCACCGGCCTCGCGCTCACCATGACCGCCTGCGGCTCGGACGACACGTCCACCGCCAGCGGGGACAGCAGCGCGTCCCCGACCACCGAGGCCATGGAGGAGACCGACGCCATGGAGGAGACCGAGGCCATGGAGACCACCGAGGCCATGGCCGAGGGGCCCTTCGGCCCGGCGTGCTCGCTGGTGCCGACCGAGGGGGAGGGCAGCGTGGAGGGCATGTCCGACGACCCGGTCGCCACCGCCGCCAGCAACAACCCCGTGCTGTCCACCCTCGTCACGGCCGTCACCCAGGCCGGGCTGGTCGACACGCTCAACTCCGCCGAGGACATCACCGTGCTGGCCCCGGCCAACAGCGCGTTCGAGGCCGTGCCGGCCGATGCGCTGAACGGCCTGCTGGCCGACCAGGCCCAGCTCACCGAGGTGCTGACCTCGCACGTCATCCCGGGCCGGCTGAGCCCGTCGGAGCTGGCCGGTGAGCACACCACGCTCTCCGGTGCCACGGTCACCATCGAGGGCTCCGGCGAGGACTTCTCCCTCTCCGCCGACCAGACCGTGCTGGGCGCCTCCCCGGCCTCGGTCGTCTGCGGCGACGTGCAGACGGCGAACGCCACCGTCTACATCGTCGACCAGGTGCTGGCCCCCTCCGCCTGA
- a CDS encoding fasciclin domain-containing protein, protein MAPRQTRSVVPSRIGGLLAVPVILAGLAGCSGSDDEPTARATPSATAAETSAAAPTSEAAAAPTGPIGPGCEQVFPAAAGGAPADLATQPVSAAVGANPQLSTLTAAVGAANLVDVLNTREEVTVLAPTNAAFDALGPDAVPALLGDVPQLTSLLTHHVLPGRLAPADLVGEHVTLNGDPITVTGTAEAPTVAVEGTVAGTAPATVVCGNVPTANATVYVIDQVLAPAG, encoded by the coding sequence ATGGCCCCCCGGCAGACCCGATCCGTCGTCCCGTCCCGGATCGGTGGGCTGCTCGCCGTCCCGGTCATCCTCGCCGGGCTGGCCGGCTGCAGCGGGTCCGACGACGAACCGACCGCGCGCGCCACCCCCAGCGCCACGGCCGCCGAGACCAGCGCCGCGGCCCCGACCTCGGAGGCGGCTGCCGCACCCACCGGCCCGATCGGACCGGGCTGCGAGCAGGTCTTCCCGGCCGCGGCCGGCGGTGCCCCGGCGGACCTGGCGACCCAGCCGGTGAGCGCGGCGGTGGGCGCCAACCCGCAGCTGAGCACCCTCACTGCCGCCGTGGGCGCGGCCAACCTGGTCGACGTGCTCAACACCCGCGAGGAGGTCACCGTGCTGGCGCCGACCAACGCCGCCTTCGACGCGCTGGGCCCCGACGCGGTGCCCGCGCTGCTCGGCGACGTCCCGCAGCTGACCTCGCTGCTGACCCACCACGTCCTGCCCGGCCGGCTGGCCCCGGCCGACCTCGTCGGCGAGCACGTCACGCTCAACGGCGACCCGATCACCGTGACCGGGACGGCCGAGGCGCCGACCGTCGCCGTCGAGGGCACCGTGGCCGGCACCGCTCCGGCGACCGTCGTCTGCGGCAACGTGCCGACGGCGAACGCCACCGTCTACGTCATCGACCAGGTGCTCGCCCCGGCCGGCTGA
- the pyrE gene encoding orotate phosphoribosyltransferase, whose amino-acid sequence MNAPAPAHPDRDRLLELIVDLAVVHGKVTLSSGQEADWYIDLRRVTLHHEAAPLVGRVMRQLTGDLRYDVVGGLTLGADPVATAMLHAAADGEGYLDACVVRKATKEHGMQRRIEGPDVAGRTVLVVEDVSTTGGSPLTAVEALQEAGAEVLGVAVIVDRGARAAVEAAGLEYRAAFELADLGLS is encoded by the coding sequence ATGAACGCCCCCGCTCCGGCCCACCCCGACCGCGACCGGCTGCTCGAGCTCATCGTCGACCTCGCCGTCGTGCACGGGAAGGTGACGCTGTCCTCCGGGCAGGAGGCCGACTGGTACATCGACCTGCGCCGGGTGACGCTGCACCACGAGGCCGCTCCCCTGGTGGGCCGGGTGATGCGCCAGCTCACCGGCGACCTGCGCTACGACGTGGTCGGCGGGCTCACCCTGGGCGCCGACCCGGTCGCCACCGCGATGCTGCACGCCGCCGCGGACGGCGAGGGGTACCTGGACGCCTGCGTGGTGCGCAAGGCGACCAAGGAGCACGGGATGCAGCGGCGGATCGAGGGGCCCGACGTCGCCGGCCGCACGGTGCTGGTGGTCGAGGACGTGTCCACCACCGGGGGCAGCCCGCTCACCGCCGTCGAGGCGCTGCAGGAGGCCGGTGCCGAGGTGCTGGGGGTGGCCGTGATCGTCGACCGCGGCGCCCGCGCGGCCGTCGAGGCGGCCGGCCTGGAGTACCGCGCGGCGTTCGAGCTGGCCGACCTCGGCCTCTCCTGA